The segment TGTTGTGATTTTTCCTACTTCCTTTCTTTTCTCAAGAAGTTCTTCAGCACTCATGAAATTCATGTGAAGCATGTGGCGTGCTGCTCCAATGATTTTTCGCGCAGCCCCTTCAGTAAGCTCTGCTGCTTCCATCACATCTCCAATAGGCGAGACTGCTAGGCTCATCAAATCAGAATATCCTGCCTCAACAAGTCGTTCAGCAGTTTTTTCCCCAACACCGGGAATGTCTTCAAGTGAATATTGCCTGAGCATATCTTCTTCAAGAACAGGTTCTTCTTCAGGCAATTCATCCGCTTCTGGCATGCATTATCGTATTGTTTGCAAATTTATAAACATATATCTAGGCACGCGTCCACTATTCTGTTGTATTCAAAACTCTTTTATTCGCTGAGCCTCTTTTTTTACCCATATGTCCACGCTTGTTCTCTTTGATCTTGATAAAACCATTCTTATTGCATCACCGTTTAATCATCATGCTTTTAACGAATCTATTAGCAGCGTGTACGGCATTCATGCAGATATTAGAGATGTCCCTCATAATGGCATGACTGATGAGCAAATTATCATTGCAACTGCGCTTCACTACGGCGTTCCAAAACGCGTTGTAAGTAGAAAGCTTGACTCGTGCAAAGAATACATGGTTCGCTATTACAAGCAACGAATTACGCCAGGAGACATTAGTGCTCTTGTAGGCGTTCGTGAACTCTTAGACGCGCTCAAACAACGCCAATTCACGCTTGGTCTTGTCACGGGGAATCTCGAAGAGGTTGCGTTTGTAAAACTTGAAATCCTTGGTCTTGACGGCTTTTTTACCGGAGGTGCGTTTGGCAGTGATGACCCTGATCGGGCAAACCTCATCATGCTTGCCCAAAAACGCTTAGGCAAACACGAACAGACTATTTATGTTGGGGACAGTAAGCGCGATATGCAGGCAGCAAAGCGCGCGAACGTTGTTGCGTTTGGCGTTGCAAGCGGACAGACAACACAAGACCAACTCATGCGTGCAGGTGCGGACCACGCGTTTTCAAGTCTTGAGAATACTGATGCTATTTTGCGGGTAATAGCCACATTTTCTCGCTAAAAAAAGGTGTTAGTGCTTTGCCTTATACGTATTTCAAAAGTTAGACTTTTGAGGCAAACGTTAGTTTCTAATCCTAACTCGTTCATTTCTAACGTTAGGATTATGAGAAGTTCACTTTTCCAGCTTTGTTCCACTCCCTGCGGTCGCTCCACGAGGGAAAAGTGAATTTTGAGAAATTGCGAGGCGAGCAATTTCTCGGTTAATGCCTGTTAAACGCGGGTGAGGAGCGATAGCGACGAAAGCGCAGCGTCCCCAAGCGACCGTAGGGAGCGTAGAGTTTTCTTACTGCCTAAACTAAGAAAATCATAGATTTTCTGATCCCAAAACTCCTCGATTTTTTTGGAATCCAGTTAATGCCGTAGTTTTTGCCGACTATATCAATAACTGCGAAGCAGACTAAATGTCCGAAGGACTGGGGGGAGTCCAGATTTTTTGTTTCTTTCCATAAAAATCAAAGATTTTTAGGGTGTCAGAAATGTTGCATTTCTAAAAAAAGAGGATAGAATGGGCGTCTTTAAAGTATTTTATTTTGAGATGTCAAAGAATCTTTCAAAGAATCTAGTGAATTTTTCAATAATAGTTTCACGTTTTTTAGTACGTTCTCCTGTCTTAGAAAATCTAGATACTGGTGGTAAAACTTTGGTTATTGCTGTGCCTGTTGCCGGTATGTTTCCATCTCTAAATGCATTTTTTATAAATCTGTATGTTTCATCATGATTAAGATTTTCATCTTCAATTATTTTTTCTAATTCTTCAATTTTCTTTTTCTCTACGAATTTCTGCCAATCTTCATCTACCACCGATTTCATATTAAGAGATTCAATAAATTGATGGATAAGATCTTTTTTATTACGAAGTTCTACACTTGAATCTATTGCTTTATTAATGTCTAATAGAATTTCTTTATCTTTTGTGTGTTCTTCATGATATTTTTTAATTAATTCTAAGATATAATCAATGTTTATTTCTATTTGTTTGATGAGTTCCATTTCAAAAACAATATCATCATTAATATTCTCTTTTTCTGTATCTTTACTTTTTCTAAACTCATTATATAGGTCTATGTATAAGCTATGGTAATCTTGAACATCTCTTTCTGTTAGTATCTCATTGCTCTCAAATTCATCAAAAGTTGTAAGAATATTACGGACTCTTAAAATGCCTCCGTAAAGTTTAATAAAGTCTTTTTGATTTTGTTCTCCAAGTATTCTTTCACCTATAGGAAATTTGTCTTGTAATTCTTCGACTAAACTTTCATATCCTCTTATTGTTTTTCCGTCGTTCTCATATCCATTATAATATTCTTTGTAAGTTTTTAGTAAAACAATTCCACTTGCTTCTTTATCTCCAAAAAGTGAAATAGATTCATTTGTTGCTTTTTCTAAGTTTCTAAAGCAAATAATGTTTCCAAAGGTTTTGATGCTGTTTAAAATACGGTTAGTACGAGAATATGCTTGGAGTAAGCCATGTAATCTTAAATTTTTATCTACCCAAAGGGTATTTAGTGTAGTTGCATCAAACCCAGTTAAAAACATATTAACTACTATCAAAAGATCTATTTCTCGGTTTTTTACACGCTCGCTAACATCTTTATAATAATTTTGGAACTTATCAGAAGAGGTATTATAAGACGTTTTAAACATCTTGTTATAATCTTTAATAGCATTTTCTAAAAACTCTCTTGAACTTGCATCTAATCCACTTGTATCTTCTGAATTTTCATCAATTACGCCATCAATTTCTTCCTCATTTATGCCGAAACTATATATTGCTGCAATTTTTAATCTTTGTATTTCGGGTAATAATTTTTGTTGCTTTTCAAATTCAGCATAATACTTTTTTGCCATTTCTATTGATTGAACAGCGAAAATAGAATTAAATCCAGATAAACGAATCTTTTCTTTTATTACTGCAACCTTTTTCCTATCTTTTGCAGTTACAAGTTCTTGAATATTTTTTGTAACATTATGAATATAAGATTTATCATTTCTTTTGGTTTTTTGATTGAAGTGTTCAATGATGTAATTTACAACATCACTTAATCTTTTAGGAGCAGACAAAACAGCTTCTCTATCTATATCTTTGACCTTTTTATCTTCAATATTTTCTGTTTCTTTAAATGTAGAAATATAATCTACCTTGAAGGGTAAAACATTCTTATCATTAATCGCATCTACGATTGTATAAGTATGTAATTTATCGCCAAAAGCTTGCTGTGTGGTTTTTAAGTCCACTCTTCCGCTTGAAGATGAATTAACTGCAAAGATAGGAGTTCCTGTAAATCCAAAAAGATGATATTTGTTAAATGCTTTAATGATTGCTGTATGCATATCTCCAAATTGTGAACGATGACATTCATCAAAAATTAATACTATATGACCATTAAAAATTTTATGTCCTCTATTTTTTCCTATAAATCGGTCAAGTTTTTGAATTGTGGTAATTATAATTCTTGCATTAGGGTCTTCGAGTTGTTTTTTTAGAATTGAGGTGCTAGTGTTACTATTTGCTGCACCTTTTTCAAATTTATCATACTCTTTCATTGTTTGATAGTCTAAATCTTTTCTATCAACAACAAATAAAACTTTGTCAATGAAAGGTAGTTTGCTTGTTAATTGTGCTGTTTTGAAACTTGTTAGTGTCTTTCCTGAACCAGTGGTATGCCAAATATATCCTCCTGCTTTTACAGTTCCAAAATATTTGTAATTTGTGCTTACTTCAATTTTATTTAAGATTTTTTCAGTTGCAACAATTTGGTAAGGTCGCATAGCTAAAAGTTGTTTATCTGCTGTAAATACACAGTATTTAGTAAGAATATTTAGAATAGTGTGTTTTGCAAAAAATGTTTTTGTGAAATCAACTAAATCAGTTATTGGACGATTTGTAGAATCTGCCCACCAGCTAGTAAATTCAAAACTATTGCTTGATCTTTTGCCTTTCTTTTTTATGCCTCGATTTGCTTCTTTAATATGTTCTGAACGAGTTGTATTACTATAATATTTTGTATGTGTTCCGTTGGAAATAACAAACAATTGAATATATTCATATAAACCGCTTGATGCCCAAAAACTTTCTCTTTGATAACGATTTATTTGATTAAAGGCTTCTTGTATTGCTACTCCTCTTTTTTTAAGTTCAATATGCACTAAAGGTAAGCCATTTACTAAAACAGTTACATCATAACGATTTTTATATTTTCCATCTTCTGTTTCATATTGATTAATTACTTGTAAAGAATTGCTGTGAATATTATCTTTTTTTAGTAGGTAAATGTTTTTACTTGTTCCATTATCGCACTTCAAAATTTTAATATAATCTTCTTGTATGGTTGTTGTTTTTTCAGCAATACTTTGGTTTGGATTTGCTAATTCTTTTTTGAAAAAATAATCCCATTCTTTATCACTAAACTTGTAATTGTTTAATTTTTCTAATTGCTTTCTTAGGTTTAAAATTAAATCTTCTTCTTTAGTTATTTTAATATATTCGTAAGCTTGCGTTTGTAATTGTTTGATGAAAGCTTTTTCTAAGTCTGCCTCGCTTTGATAAGTTTTTGCTCTTTTTCCATAAGGCGGAGAATACTCTGCAACAACTGTGCTTTCAGTATTTTGCACTACAAGATTGTAATTGTGATTTTTTGACATTTTTTATTTACCTTTTTTTAAGTATTCTAAACCTTTTTTGGTTGTTATATATTTTTGCTTTTTACTTGTCGGTTTATCTGGAATAGTTAATTCTAATAAATTCTCTTTTAATAAAGGAGTTAATATAGATTTTCTAAAATGTTCCCTATCTTTTATATTTATGTGACTCTGTATTTCTTCTCTTGTTTTTTTTAATTTACAGAATTTCAATATTTTATCTTGCGGGGTATCTTGCGGGGTATCCTGCTCTTTTAAGGGAATTATAATTTTAAAGATATCATCTTCAATTAATTCAGGAGTTGCGTCAGAGTATATTTTAACATATTTTGTTAAGTTTCTTATTCCTGAACCTAATTCTTCTGCAAACCCAATTTCTTTAAAGACTCTTGCAATTATTGGATTTTTAGGGTATGGTGAAAAATTATTAGGATTAATTTTGCCATGACCATGAGGTTTATTTGCATTCTCTGTTTTTATTTGATTTTTTTCTATTATGAATTTTGCAGGGAAATGATTTGTAAATTCTCTATGCATTAAAATATTTGATGCAATTTCTCTTAAAATTTTATTTCTGACACTTAATCTTTGAGTTCCTTCAAGATAAAACGGGTCAGGTAAATGTTTTTCTCCAAAAGCAATGATTCTTTCATAACTATCAATTAAATTTATTCGAACATCATCTCTATCATCATACCTATCTAAATTAATTTTTCTTAGGATTAAATCGGTTTTGTGATGTGGCAAAACAGATAATATTGTTTCTTCTTTTCCAAATAATAAAATACCTGCTAAGGTTATTCCTTCCTCATTAGTTTGATAGTCTTTAGAATATAATTTAGCACTTTTTAATAATTCTAAATTACTCATTTGTTTCCAAGGATGAGAATTATTTTGATTTACTGCTAATTTTCTTGCTTTGTTTATTAAGTTTTCATCTAAGTCTTTTAATTTACAATAAGGATAAACTCGGTTTTCTGAGTATGAAGTTTGTTTTTTTAGATATAGTTGTGTAACGAGTGTTTGATTTTCAGTTATGTCAATATCTCCATCTTCGTTTCTGTCAAATATTTTATTTTTACATTTTTGAACTTGAGAACCAATGGGAACATATATGTGTAATATTTGTTTTTTATTTATTTCTACTTGATTTATTAAAAGATAAACAGGAGGAGACATTTTTTCTGAATTGTTTATTGTTGTTACAAAGTCTTTTTTTTATTTGCTCTATTTTATCTTTTTTTATTCCTTGAATTTCTTTATTATCTTTAACGCCAAGTAAAATATCTCCGCCATTCCGGTTTAGAAATGCACAAACAGTTTCATAAATACTGTTAGGAAGTTCATCTTTGCATTCTTTAAACTCAATATCAATTCCTTCTCCTTTTTCAAGTATCTTTCTTGTTTTTAGGTTTGCCATTTTCATTCTTCCTTAATTTTTTCTTTAAAAGTTAAAAGCTTTTCTCGATAGTATTCGTACTGTTTTCTTCTAGCTTTAAGTTCAGCTGGAAGACCTATTGAAATATCATTAACAAGAGCATCAAACTTATCAAGGATTTTAACTATTCGGGTTTGTTCTTTTAAGGGAGGGAGGGGGATTTTGATTTTTGACAATTTTGGTCCACTTATCAGTGCCCTAGTAGTAAACGTACTATTTCTAATTATTTCTTTTCTTGCTGAAAAAGAAGTTAAATAATAAGAACAAAATTTAGGATTTAATAAGTTTGTCTTTGGTCTAGCTCTTAGAACAAAACCACTAAATACACATCCTTCAACATCATCCAAAAGAGCACTTACCATTCCAATATCTTCCTTAGTCTCTGAAGTCCTTGTAAAAAAGATATCATTTTTTTGAGCACCATATAATAATTTTTCTTTAGATGTAACCTCTACTTTACCATTTAAATCTATTAAACTTAATGATCGTTTTTTAAAAACATCAGTAAAATTTACAATTGGTGTTCCCTTCCCAAAAAATTCTTTTCCTTTGTTTAATCCATTTTTAAAATCAAATAATTCTTTAATCATCTTAAACTCAACCTCATCGCCAAAAGTCAATAATTCTTCTCTATAATATCCATACTGTTTCTTTCTTGCTTCCAGCTCCGCTTCCAGCTCCGCTTCCAGCTCTGTAAAGTTATCAAGGATTTTAACTATTTCTTTTTGGATGGGAAGAGGGGGGAGAGGGATTTTTATTTTTAATATCTCGGTCATGTTAGGATGTTTTACTCCTGCTCCCCTAAAACAGCTTTCTATTAATTCATTTTTAATTAAAAGAAAATAATAACAATATTTTAAATTTAAAATTTCATCATTAATTGAACTCGCTAAAATATTTCCACTATCTACAAATTTACCTTTAAAATATTTAATACTTGCAGAACCGCCAGATGGAATCGAGATAACTTCCCCTTCATTTAGATTTTCTCCAGCTAATTCTTCAGTAGTCCAACCATCAAATTTCCCTGTTGCTAATAGTTTGATATTTCCATTTTCTGCTTCTAAATCCTTTAAATCTTTTGAAGAAATGTGGTTAAATGACAAAATCTTTTTTTGCTTTTTATTATCAACTGCATTAAACCTTTTATCCCATGCTGTAACTTCCCATAACTCCTTAAACTCAACTCCCTCAGGACAAAGTTCATTAATTAATTTGTCAATTTTATTCATGTTGTAAGCCATTTCTTAATTTCCGCTTTCAATTTCATCAACAATTTTATCAATTGCATTTCTAAGTTCGTTTTGTCTTTTAACAATTTCAGAAATTTCTTTATTTAACTCGATAATATTGACAACTTCTCTCGTATCTTCTTGTTCTACATAACTTGAAACTGCAATATTATAATCATTTTCTGCAATCGTTTCATTATCTACTAATTTAGCAAAATGCTCAATATCTTTACGACCTTTGAAAGCATCTAAAATGTTTTTAATATTTGTATCACTTAATTTATTTTTGTTTCCTCCACGAACAAATTCAGCAGAAGCATCAATAAATAGTGTCTTATTATCACTCTTACTTTTTTTAAGCACAATTATGCAGGTTGCAATAGTTGTTCCAAAAAACAAATCTGGTGGCAATTGAATAACACAATCAACATAATTATTATCGATTAAATATTTTCTTATTTTTTGCTCTGCTCCACCACGATAAAGAACGCCCGGAAACTCAACAATTGCAGCAGTTCCACTTGTAGAAAGCCAAGACAACATATGCATAGTAAAGGCTAAATCTGCCTTACTTTTGGGTGCTAAAACACCTGCAGGAGAAAAACGAGGGTCATTAATCAATAAAGGATTAGCATCACCTTCCCATCTTATTGAATAAGGGGGATTAGAAACAATCGCGTCAAAAGGCTCATCATCCCAATG is part of the archaeon CG10_big_fil_rev_8_21_14_0_10_43_11 genome and harbors:
- a CDS encoding DEAD/DEAH box helicase → MSKNHNYNLVVQNTESTVVAEYSPPYGKRAKTYQSEADLEKAFIKQLQTQAYEYIKITKEEDLILNLRKQLEKLNNYKFSDKEWDYFFKKELANPNQSIAEKTTTIQEDYIKILKCDNGTSKNIYLLKKDNIHSNSLQVINQYETEDGKYKNRYDVTVLVNGLPLVHIELKKRGVAIQEAFNQINRYQRESFWASSGLYEYIQLFVISNGTHTKYYSNTTRSEHIKEANRGIKKKGKRSSNSFEFTSWWADSTNRPITDLVDFTKTFFAKHTILNILTKYCVFTADKQLLAMRPYQIVATEKILNKIEVSTNYKYFGTVKAGGYIWHTTGSGKTLTSFKTAQLTSKLPFIDKVLFVVDRKDLDYQTMKEYDKFEKGAANSNTSTSILKKQLEDPNARIIITTIQKLDRFIGKNRGHKIFNGHIVLIFDECHRSQFGDMHTAIIKAFNKYHLFGFTGTPIFAVNSSSSGRVDLKTTQQAFGDKLHTYTIVDAINDKNVLPFKVDYISTFKETENIEDKKVKDIDREAVLSAPKRLSDVVNYIIEHFNQKTKRNDKSYIHNVTKNIQELVTAKDRKKVAVIKEKIRLSGFNSIFAVQSIEMAKKYYAEFEKQQKLLPEIQRLKIAAIYSFGINEEEIDGVIDENSEDTSGLDASSREFLENAIKDYNKMFKTSYNTSSDKFQNYYKDVSERVKNREIDLLIVVNMFLTGFDATTLNTLWVDKNLRLHGLLQAYSRTNRILNSIKTFGNIICFRNLEKATNESISLFGDKEASGIVLLKTYKEYYNGYENDGKTIRGYESLVEELQDKFPIGERILGEQNQKDFIKLYGGILRVRNILTTFDEFESNEILTERDVQDYHSLYIDLYNEFRKSKDTEKENINDDIVFEMELIKQIEINIDYILELIKKYHEEHTKDKEILLDINKAIDSSVELRNKKDLIHQFIESLNMKSVVDEDWQKFVEKKKIEELEKIIEDENLNHDETYRFIKNAFRDGNIPATGTAITKVLPPVSRFSKTGERTKKRETIIEKFTRFFERFFDISK
- a CDS encoding type I restriction endonuclease; translation: MAYNMNKIDKLINELCPEGVEFKELWEVTAWDKRFNAVDNKKQKKILSFNHISSKDLKDLEAENGNIKLLATGKFDGWTTEELAGENLNEGEVISIPSGGSASIKYFKGKFVDSGNILASSINDEILNLKYCYYFLLIKNELIESCFRGAGVKHPNMTEILKIKIPLPPLPIQKEIVKILDNFTELEAELEAELEARKKQYGYYREELLTFGDEVEFKMIKELFDFKNGLNKGKEFFGKGTPIVNFTDVFKKRSLSLIDLNGKVEVTSKEKLLYGAQKNDIFFTRTSETKEDIGMVSALLDDVEGCVFSGFVLRARPKTNLLNPKFCSYYLTSFSARKEIIRNSTFTTRALISGPKLSKIKIPLPPLKEQTRIVKILDKFDALVNDISIGLPAELKARRKQYEYYREKLLTFKEKIKEE